Below is a genomic region from Campylobacter geochelonis.
GTTGTAAGAAGCGGTTGATGAGCGAGTTAGGATTTTATCTTTGAATTTAGGCTCACTTAAGGCTTCATAAGTTGAAAGCTCTTTAATATCGGTTTTTGCTGGATCATATGCAAGTATTCTAGCGCGATAAGTTACGCCTATCCAGTTTTTATCTTTATCCATTAAATTTGGACTAACATTTTTTTCAACCACTTTTGAATTTAAAGGTTGTAAAAGCCCTTTTGTCTTTGCGGTGTAAAGATCGCCAACGCCAACAGTCATAAACACATCAGCGGTTGTATCTTTGCCCTCAAGTTCAAGTTTTTGGATGAGAGATTGAACTTTATCTTGTATGACATTGACTTTTATGCCGGTTTCTTTTGTGAAAGCGTCGATTACAAGCTTATCTGAGTCGTAGTGTCGAGATGAGTAGACGTTGATGTCTGCAAACATAGCGGTTGCTGCAAAAAGCGACAGTAGTGTTGCTAATTTTTTCATGCAAATTATCCTTTTAGTATATATTGATATTAATTATCATTGATGCCCGAAATGATACAAAAAAATTCTTAAATTCAGATAAAATTTGTTTGATTTAAATTTTGCTTTAAATTCTCATAATTTTGTATAATTAATAACAATCTTGATTTTAATTATCATATTAGCTATACTTCGGTTACAAATTTTTATAAGGAATTTCATATGAAAAAAATTATCTCACTTCTAGCAGTTGGCGCGTTGGTATCAAGTCTTAGCGCTCATGATTTATGGAGCAGTGCAAAAAATGGTTCTGTTTTAAAAGCAGATATGGTCTATGGACATCACTTCCCGCAACCAGAGGCGATAGCAAAGGATAGAGTTAAGCTTTTTGAGCCGATGAAAGTGGTTGGAGATGGGTATGAAGAAACGCTTACTCAAAAAGGAGAAAATGATTATCATTTTGAAGGGAAAGGGCTTAAAAAGGGAACTTATTTGGTCTTGTCAAACTATAAACCAACAGCGTGGATAGAGAAAAAAGATGGTAAATGGGAGATGGATAAAACTAGAAAAGATACGAGCGAGGAAGTCGTTTATTGTGGTGTTTCAACGATGAGTGGAAAGATGATTTTAGTGGTTGATAATGACAGTGGCGAGTTTGCAACCAAAGCACTTGGCAAAGGACTTGAGTTTACTCCGATGCAAAAAGCAAGCAAGATTAAAAAGGACGCTTTGGTTAAATTTAGACTTACAAACGATGGAAAACCTGTTAAAAAAGCTAGCGTTGTTGGAAGCTATGGCGGATATGCAAACAATGATTTAGCTCAAGCTTTTACCGCTACGACTGATTTAAATGGTGAGTTTGAATTCCGCGCTTTAAAAAGTGGACTTTGGTATCTAAAAACTACTTTAAATACAGACAGTGGTGATAAAAACTGCGAAACAATCAACCAAAAAGCTAGCATCACATTTGATGTAAAATAGCTTGAATTATGCTAAATTTAGCCACGAAATTTGTGGCTAAATTTGACTTTGCACTTAAACATAACTAAAATTTAGCTTTATTTTAGTTAAATTTAGATAAAATCACAGCTTCATTTCACACACACTAATCCTAAATTTGGTTGCGAAATATCCGTTTTGTTAAGGAGTGTGGAGGAAAAAACTAAAATTTCAGGCACTAGCCTACAAGGAGAAACTCATGGTAACAATGAGAGATTTATTAGAGTGTGGCGTTCACTTCGGACACCAAACACGCAGATGGAACCCAAAGATGAAAAAATTCATTTTTGGCGAGAGAAAAGGTATCTATATCATAGATTTACAAAAAACTATTCGCTATTTCAGATATACATATAATGTAGTAAGAGACGCGGCAGCTGAGGGTAAAACAGTTCTTTTTGTTGGAACAAAAAAACAAGCTGGCCCAACTATAAAAGAGTTTGCTGAGAAATGTGGTATGCCATATGTAAATCACAGATGGTTGGGCGGTATGCTTACAAACTTTGGAACTATTCGCCAGTCAATCAGAAAACTTGAAGTTATCGAAGCTATGGAAGAGGACGGCTCAATCAACCTTTTAACTAAAAAAGAGGCATTGATGCTAAGACGCAAAAAAGAGAAGCTTGAGCTTTATCTTGGCGGTATAAGAAATATCAAAACTCTACCAGATATGATGTTTATCATTGATGTTGTAAAAGAGAAAATTGCAGTTGCTGAAGCAAACAGACTTCACATCCCAATCGTTGCACCACTAGATACAAACTGTGATCCAGATGTTGTTGATTTCCCAATTCCAGGAAATGATGATGCGATAAGAAGTGTTCAACTTTTCTGCCAAGAGATGGCTGAAGCGATTAACGAAGGAAAAGCACTAAGAGATCAAGATAGCGTTGAGGGAGATGAAAAAACTGCTCCAACTCAAGAAGAAAAAGATGAAGTCGTAGCTGAAGCAATCAGCGAAGAGGACTTTGTAGCAACAGAGGAAGAATAATGGAAATATCAGCAGCAATGGTTAAAGAACTGCGCGAATCAACTGGCGCAGGTATGATGGATTGTAAAAAAGCTCTTGTTGAAACAGATGGAGATATGCAAAAAGCGGTTGATCTTTTAAGAGAAAAAGGTCTAGGCAAAGCAGCTAAAAAGGCTGATAGATTAGCAAGCGAAGGTTTAGTTGGTCTAGTTATAAATGATGATAATACTAAAGCAACTGTTGTTGAGATTAACTCTG
It encodes:
- a CDS encoding DUF4198 domain-containing protein, with product MKKIISLLAVGALVSSLSAHDLWSSAKNGSVLKADMVYGHHFPQPEAIAKDRVKLFEPMKVVGDGYEETLTQKGENDYHFEGKGLKKGTYLVLSNYKPTAWIEKKDGKWEMDKTRKDTSEEVVYCGVSTMSGKMILVVDNDSGEFATKALGKGLEFTPMQKASKIKKDALVKFRLTNDGKPVKKASVVGSYGGYANNDLAQAFTATTDLNGEFEFRALKSGLWYLKTTLNTDSGDKNCETINQKASITFDVK
- the rpsB gene encoding 30S ribosomal protein S2 gives rise to the protein MVTMRDLLECGVHFGHQTRRWNPKMKKFIFGERKGIYIIDLQKTIRYFRYTYNVVRDAAAEGKTVLFVGTKKQAGPTIKEFAEKCGMPYVNHRWLGGMLTNFGTIRQSIRKLEVIEAMEEDGSINLLTKKEALMLRRKKEKLELYLGGIRNIKTLPDMMFIIDVVKEKIAVAEANRLHIPIVAPLDTNCDPDVVDFPIPGNDDAIRSVQLFCQEMAEAINEGKALRDQDSVEGDEKTAPTQEEKDEVVAEAISEEDFVATEEE